One Deltaproteobacteria bacterium genomic region harbors:
- a CDS encoding enoyl-CoA hydratase/isomerase family protein has product MGYETIILEKKDKIATLTLNRPPMNPLNRQMYEELIQVSGQLDADPGTKVVVVTGAGDKAFAAGLDVKDVQGKSVTEIMDFLACSGDAYKKVAAIEKPVIAAINGLALGGGLELALRCDLRIASDKAQFGQPEINLGIIPGGGATQLLPRLIGAARAKEIFFTGDTFDAQKALELGLVSRVVPAEKLMEEVMDLAAAIVAKPAVALKMAKLAVDHGLNMDLGSALIYEKECFILSFTSEDGREGLRAFVEKRKPNYQDK; this is encoded by the coding sequence ATGGGCTATGAGACTATAATCCTCGAGAAAAAGGATAAAATTGCCACCCTCACCCTCAATCGTCCTCCCATGAACCCCCTGAACCGCCAGATGTACGAGGAGCTCATACAGGTCTCCGGGCAGCTCGATGCCGATCCAGGGACAAAGGTGGTGGTCGTCACTGGGGCCGGAGATAAGGCATTTGCCGCCGGCCTTGACGTCAAGGACGTGCAAGGGAAGTCGGTGACTGAGATCATGGACTTCCTCGCCTGCTCCGGTGATGCCTATAAGAAGGTAGCAGCCATCGAGAAACCGGTCATCGCTGCCATCAACGGGCTTGCCCTGGGCGGAGGATTGGAGCTGGCGCTGCGTTGTGACCTCAGGATCGCCTCAGACAAGGCGCAATTCGGCCAGCCAGAGATCAACCTGGGGATCATCCCCGGTGGAGGGGCCACCCAGCTACTCCCCCGGCTGATCGGCGCTGCCCGGGCCAAAGAGATCTTTTTTACGGGGGATACCTTCGACGCCCAAAAGGCCCTCGAGCTGGGTCTGGTGAGCAGGGTTGTCCCTGCCGAGAAACTGATGGAGGAGGTAATGGACCTGGCCGCCGCGATCGTTGCCAAGCCCGCTGTGGCCCTGAAGATGGCCAAGCTCGCCGTCGACCACGGCCTCAACATGGATCTGGGCTCCGCCCTCATCTACGAGAAGGAGTGCTTTATCCTGTCTTTTACCTCAGAGGACGGCCGTGAAGGGCTGCGGGCCTTTGTGG
- a CDS encoding 3-hydroxyacyl-CoA dehydrogenase family protein gives MEIKKIGVLGAGAMGNGIAQVCAQVGYEVVMRDIADEFVQRGLKTIEGFLSKGVEKGKISEGDKKTTLGRIKGTTEVSDLKDVDFVIEAVLEDLELKKQVFQEMDELTRPEVILATNTSSMSITEIGAATKRPDKIVGMHFFNPAPLMRLVEVVRGQGTSEETTKVTWDLAEKLGKLPVLVKKDTPGFIVNRLMILQLMEAIKIYEEGIASIEDIDKAVKAGLNHPMGPFELMDLTGIDISYHVNEYFHRELNQELKHVTPHTLKTMVRANKLGRKTGEGWYRYK, from the coding sequence ATGGAGATCAAAAAGATAGGGGTATTAGGGGCCGGTGCCATGGGGAATGGTATCGCCCAGGTCTGCGCCCAAGTGGGTTATGAGGTGGTAATGAGGGATATAGCCGATGAGTTCGTCCAGCGGGGGCTCAAGACCATAGAGGGGTTTCTCTCCAAGGGCGTGGAGAAGGGGAAGATCTCTGAGGGGGATAAGAAGACGACCTTGGGCAGGATCAAGGGTACCACCGAGGTCTCTGACCTGAAGGATGTGGACTTTGTCATCGAGGCCGTCCTGGAGGACCTGGAGCTGAAGAAGCAGGTCTTTCAGGAGATGGATGAGCTCACCCGCCCTGAGGTCATCCTGGCCACCAATACCTCGTCTATGTCCATTACCGAGATTGGGGCCGCCACCAAGCGCCCGGATAAGATAGTGGGGATGCACTTTTTTAACCCCGCCCCCTTGATGAGGCTGGTGGAGGTTGTCAGGGGACAAGGGACCAGCGAGGAGACCACCAAGGTGACCTGGGACCTGGCAGAGAAGCTGGGCAAGCTCCCAGTCTTGGTCAAAAAGGATACCCCTGGCTTCATTGTCAACCGTCTGATGATCCTCCAACTTATGGAGGCCATCAAGATCTATGAAGAGGGGATCGCCTCCATCGAGGATATCGATAAGGCGGTCAAGGCGGGCCTCAATCACCCCATGGGACCCTTTGAGCTGATGGACCTGACCGGCATAGACATCTCCTACCATGTCAACGAGTACTTTCATCGGGAGCTGAACCAGGAGCTCAAGCACGTCACCCCCCACACCCTCAAGACCATGGTGCGGGCCAACAAGCTGGGGAGAAAGACAGGAGAGGGGTGGTATAGATATAAATAG